In the genome of Impatiens glandulifera chromosome 6, dImpGla2.1, whole genome shotgun sequence, the window ACAAATATGTCATTGGCAGTGGCGGTGGATTGGATTGAGAGAAAGTTGGTGGGCTGAATTTCACAGTCAAATCAGACAGCTGTTTTCGCCACAAcaaacactttttattttttttatttatttttttcattaataaaactTCCCTTCACCTTTAtgtatttcaaaaaataaaaaggttttcaaataacaaTTAGATTGAGTAGAAATTCACTAAAATAGTTCGAGGAGAGTCAATAATcgttttaagaaataaaatattcacaagattgattttaattaagaaCAACATAGTacgttttttaaattaaataaaaatatttaaataaaatttgattttgttggTAAGAAAAATTGTAATATGTTATGAAGAATAAAGAATATTGAATGTGAAATGACTTGATGGGTAAAGGGttactagtatatatatatatatatatatatatatatatatatatatatatatatatatatatatatatatatatatatatatatatatatatatatatatatatatatatatatatatatatatatatatatatatatatatatatatatatttatttatttatttatttatttttagaaattttctaATAGTCTTGgaagaaaatttaaaatgaaattgattttaagttttaattttgttaGTGTTATAGATTTGAACACGCTATTTTATGATATCTGTATTTGATTTGTGTTATTTTGATTACATGGTTtgcatatttttgtttaaaatttaaatgttaaaaaatagtatttaagagatttaaatctatattatttcatattacttcctaaattataaaagattaacatgataaatattatatagacacattattttttttaaataatttttataaaaattcttgttaggatttgtatctcaaaatccgacctgtttgaaaacaatatgtaaaaacacaagaaagaagaacacaacaacacacagaTATATAGTGGTTCGCTCAAATtaagctacatccacttcagtcACTACCGAATTTCactatgaaaaagaaaaatgaatacagagttttttctcacactttatctctctataattctgtcttaacaatgtaaactcttaataattacatatttataaggtaaacatttagataataaacctaaataactttggtcagacccaaacccaaaatcaaaaaaataataaactctaattaacattgtataatttattataagtgtagccTCCCTAACTCAACAATTCTAATATTTATCATTACTCATTAAAATATACAtcttcaataataaataaattaatattaatattcatttttaattactcataaataaataaaaaatattttatatttttcttaaaaaaataataatatatatcaattacTATATTAAATAATGTTGAGTTGTTCTAGAAGATATCATGAAACgaaatttatttacatattcttattttattaatttaagcgTGTAAAACTTGTCTTGcaaattctctctctaaaattttccATTTTCCTTCCTATAAATACCACCCGCCATTATCAATCTTCTCCATCACAAATCACAACTTCTCTCTTTTCACAAACATATACACAAAAATGGTTGAATCATGGATATCTAATAGTTCTATAACAGCACTTGTACTCTCAATTGCAGCATGCACCCTCTTCATTTCTCCCTTCGCCGCCGCAAATTTCATACAAACTGTAGAAATCACGTGGGGCGACGGCAGAGCCAACATACTCAACAACGGAGATCTCCTCACTCTCGCACTAGATCAATCCTCCGGCTCCGGCTTCCAATCCAAGAACGAATACCTCTTCGGCAAAATCGACATGCAGATCAAACTCGTCCCCGGTAACTCCGCCGGCACCGTCACAGCCTATTATGTAAGTCTTTTCATAAACCCACATGAAGAACAAAGTCTTggcttatatatatttaagatgaacttatttgaaaatggatgatgatgatgcagTTGAAATCGCCTGGAACAACTTGGGACGAAATAGATTTCGAGTTCTTAGGGAATCTAAGCGGCGATCCATACATTCTTCACACGAACGTGTTCAGCCAAGGAAAAGGAGACAGGGAGCAACAATTCTATCTATGGTTCGATCCCACCCTGGATTTCCACACTTACTCCATCCTCTGGAATCCTCAACGCATAATCTTTTCAGTCGACGGAACTCCCATTAGGGAATTCAAGAACGCGGAATCTGTCGGAGTGCCGTACCTGAAGAGCCAGCCAATGAGGATATATTCAAGCTTATGGAACGCAGACGATTGGGCTACTAGAGGCGGGTTAGTGAAGACGGATTGGGCAAACGCTCCGTTTAAAGCTTCGTATAGGAATTACAACGATTCAACCGCCTGTGTTTGGATGAATTCGGAAAAGAAGTCGTCTTGCGGCGACGTGTCTTCGGGCTCCGGCGGCGGCGGAAATGGGTGGTTGAATGAGGAGATGGATACGACGGGGGAAGAGAAGCTGAGATGGGTGCAGAAGAATTATATGGTCTATAATTATTGCACTGATATTAAGAGGTTTCCTCAAGGAATTCCACCGGAATGCAAAATGCAGTAAATTtacactatatatatttttcaaggCCAAGATTCTCAATTCTTTTTGTATGTAGTTGTAAGCTTCGGCGGCTGAAAATCTTgtatgttatattttgaaaatcattccCATAAGTAATAAACAATTGACcctattttttatatctaattatatAGTTCACATCTTTAATAAGTTAGATAAATATGATATTCTTTCAATTCAATAACTGTTGCTTAAAAGATAAGTTATGAGCCAGTACACATAAAAATGTCAATAGTTTCAATGGGATAGGGATGAAATTAGTGATGGTTGAATTATGTGTgccaaaaaataaatagaatattaatatatgaggaaaataatgaataaaagtgTAAATAATGCTCAAATGAATGTCAAAACAAACTACCTATACCATTTTCAGGTTTGTGAAGAAATTTCAACATCCAGTAtcacatattaaaaatgtaggTTTTTAGGTTTGGGAAAAGATAAagttgttagaaaaaaaaaaggtgatGAAGGTGGGGTGATGAAGGTGGGGtctaaaaaattttaaataaaaaattaaaattagaggGGATAGTTTTCCTATAGTTGACTGACCCTAAAAACAAAACTTAGGCCTAGTTAGGTTGGGATTACCCTTCAAACATCTTTTCACTCCCCTCTtatcaatcacatcacttaattcattacccaaaatactaaaataccctctattttaaattactatttattattttcaataccctttaaataattttactaaaaatattctCACtacctcaaaatcatcatcaatcattatttattttccccCTCTAGGTTATTACaataaccccaatccgaacaaggccttagtgATTACAATAAATTGTAAATAGACTGAAATACCTTTAAAGATAATAAAGGTAATATATATCTAACATTCTCTCAAATTCACAATGCAACAATAATAAGTATTTAGTCTTTGTCAgtcaaaaaacaaaaaagtcgAATgctcttttataaatatatcagcAATATGCAATGAGGAAGAAATGAATGACAAAGTGATTGTGTGAGTATATAGATGATGACAAGTGACAAGACAATCAATCTCGATATGTTTGGTTCGCTCAGGAAAGACATAATTCTGTGCAATCTGAATAACACTCTGATCATCGCAAGCGGAGTAGGGTGAGAAAGAGACATGCCcatattagaaataataaacGTACCCAAAAAATTTCACATGTAGTCGAGGCCATGGCAGGATACTCAGCTTCTATAGAAGACCGATAGATGACATCTTGTTTCTTGCTCTTGTACGAAATAAGCGAATCATCGAGTAAAATGTAATATCATGTGGTCAACTTGCGGTCAATAGGATCACCGACCCAATCTACATTAAAGTAGACGCACAACTCTAATGAAGACGTGAAAGGAAACATGAGACTATAAAATTGAGTGCCCGTAAAATAGTTGAGAATACGAATAACAATAACCCAATGAACTATAATAGGGGCAGTGACAAACTGACCAAGAACATGAACTGCATGCACAATGTCTAGGCGAGTCACATTAAGATAAACCAATTTGTCAACAATTGTAAGATCTCTAAAGGATTGCCATCAGACGAAGAGTATCTATCATTGGTCTCAAGGGAAGGATACAAATTTGAAACTGCCCCACAAAAACAGAACCGAATTGCCTCGTCTGGGGACGGTTTCCCCCCGAAATCGAACGGGATGAGACgtggatggtatttgtgtccctcACCCTGATCTCACCCCGATTTTGCCCtgaacactataaacataattaaatatataaaatcaccaatatatttatttattcattatattttataagagtagtaagtttatttatttataataatataaaatttcaatatattacaatatatattatattaaaaattcgtttatataattttattttataattctatttatttttttaaaatattttataaacaatgcCCCACAGCAATTCCCCGAAACCAAACGAAAttgaacggggcggggatggtattaaaaaaatcgcCGAAAAAATagggcggggatggtaaatgcattcctcgccccgaaccgccccattgccatccctaggcGTATCAACAATTCGGTTATTGGTAAGTCGAGAACGCTCAAGAAAATCAACAATGTACTTTGATTAAGAAAAGAGATAACCTTTTGGAGAATAGTCTACCTCAATTCCCAACAAATAATGTAGCATACCCAAAATTTTCATAGTGAAGTAATGTGCCAACTTAAACTTCAATAATTCAATACAATCATGATGATCACCtataataatcatatcatcaGTATACAAGGATAGAAGAATACGACCTCCATTCTACGTTTGATAAATAAAGTCGAATCATATTGACTTGGAAGAAATTCAAGAAAAGTGATGACCATCGAGAATTATTCAAACCAGACAAGTGgtgcttgtttgagaccataaagaGAGATTTGTGAAGCTTGCAAACTTTACCAAGTTGATGAGGAATACCTAGGGGAGGCGTCATATAAACCTCTTCATGAAGGTcaccatttaagaaaaatattcttCACATCTATTTGAGAGACTTTCTATTGGCAAATCGAAGCAACGACAATCAAAGTgtgaatagtttttattttcgcAACATAAACAAATGTTTCCTCATAATTCATGTCATAGTCTTGAGAATAGCCTTTAGCAACAAGTCGAGTCTAATATCGCTCAATGGAAccatttgattttgttttaatcttgtAGATCCTACGAGAGCCAATGACATGTTTTCCAGACGACAGTAAAACCAAATCTCATGTATGAGTCTAATGTAGAGTAGTAAGTTCCTCGTCATAACAGCCAGTCAAATGAGATCATGAACTGCCTCTCTATAGGATAAAGACTTGGAGAAATGATGAACATGAGTAACAAAGGAAATAAATGAAGTAGAATAAGAAGTGTACTCAAATCGGGAGGTTTAATAGAATTCCAAATGTGAGTGGAGTGTTGAAGAGGAGGATCCACAATCTTATCTAGCAATTGGGTGTTCGTAGGATCAAGGACATGGGAAGTGGATCCATCGTGAACAAAAGTATCAAATAGAACTTCATCGGACTTAGTGTATAGGGATCAATAAAAACTAGATATGGTTGGGTCATATGATGTGAACTAGTAGGAACAAAGAAGAATGAAATGTGCTATAAAAACACAACATGACGTGAGACATACAACTTTGAACTAACTATATCAAAATAATGATATTCCTTTTGACTAAGACCATAACCCAGAATAACACATAAGGAAGAATTAGGAGACAACTTATTACGATCAACATGTGGTCGAaggataaaataaattcaaccaaaaacacgcaACGAAGAATAATCAGGTGAATGaccatataatttttcaaaagggGACAAGAATTATGAGATGTTAGGATTTTGTTGATCACATGAGCATCGGTAAGAACAACTTCCCCCAAAACACACTAGGAACCTTGACTGGTAGCATGAAAGAACAAGCTATTTCAACGAAATGGCGGTGTTTCTTTTAGCCTCGCTATTTTGCTAAGGAGTGTCAGTACATGAGGTTTGGTGAATAATACCATTATAGGAAAGTaatagagagaaataattaaattgtctTCACTCCCAAATCACACCTATAATATTTAATGACTAAAGAGTGTTATGTTCTGATAAGAGCTCAAAAATTGGTGACTATAGTAAGAAAATCAAACATGCATTTCATAAGATAAACCTAGATAACGAGTGAAGTTatcaataaacaaaacataatatcgGGAACCTCCTTTAGAGGAAACAAGAGAAAGTACCCACACATCAGAATGCACGAGATTAAATGGAGTGGtagaaaaaaatacttttataaacaCTAAAAACAATCCAAAACTATAGTAAACACTAAAAACTTTAAACGAGATCCATAAAAATGACGTAAACGGGAATTACAATGGTAAAATTCTGAAGATGAATGattcaaatgaaataataataagttaatgcTGGAGGCAGCAACATCTGATACTTTACGTTcatctaaaacataaaattctcCTTTCTATGACCTATCACAGTCACCTTCTACGACTATGTGTCCTTACACAACAATTGGAAGAAGTAAACAAATTTGTGAGACCAAAATCACAAAATTGACTAATAGTTGCAAGGTTTAAAGTAAGACT includes:
- the LOC124944025 gene encoding probable xyloglucan endotransglucosylase/hydrolase protein 23, with protein sequence MVESWISNSSITALVLSIAACTLFISPFAAANFIQTVEITWGDGRANILNNGDLLTLALDQSSGSGFQSKNEYLFGKIDMQIKLVPGNSAGTVTAYYLKSPGTTWDEIDFEFLGNLSGDPYILHTNVFSQGKGDREQQFYLWFDPTLDFHTYSILWNPQRIIFSVDGTPIREFKNAESVGVPYLKSQPMRIYSSLWNADDWATRGGLVKTDWANAPFKASYRNYNDSTACVWMNSEKKSSCGDVSSGSGGGGNGWLNEEMDTTGEEKLRWVQKNYMVYNYCTDIKRFPQGIPPECKMQ